The following coding sequences lie in one Lolium perenne isolate Kyuss_39 chromosome 2, Kyuss_2.0, whole genome shotgun sequence genomic window:
- the LOC127331418 gene encoding aldehyde dehydrogenase 22A1, producing the protein MAFWWPLLVLAAAYALCRVLLLLIPPTVPSMEVDASDVLEEVNQNKEDSFIYIPRKGKAAQTDKVRCYEPATMKYLGYFPALTPDEVREHVAQASKAQKIWSKSSFKQRRQFLRILLKYILEHQDLICEISSRDTGKTMVDASLGEIMTTCEKITWLLDEGEKWLKPEYRACGRSMLHKRAKVEFYPLGVIGAIVSWNYPFHNVFNPMLAAVFSGNAAVIKVSEHASWSGCFYYRIIQAALLAVGAPDNLVHIITGFGETGQALVSSVDKIIFVGSPGVGRMIMQKASETLIPVTLELGGKDAFIVCEDVDLPNVVQVAVRAALQSSGQNCAGAERFYVHKDIYPTFVSRVVKIIKSISVGPPLSGRYDMGAICMIEHSERLQNLVNDALDKGAEIAGRGSFGNLGEDAVDQFFPPTVLVNVDHTMKIMQEEAFGPILPIMKFSSDEEVIQLANDSKYGLGCAVFSGDQKRAIKIASQLHCGVAAINDFASSYMCQSLPFGGVKDSGFGRFAGVEGLRACCLVKAVVEDRWWPYVKTMIPKPIQYPVSENGFAFQQLLVETLYGISVWDRLRSLVNLLKMISEQKATATRKKKPINRD; encoded by the exons ATGGCGTTCTGGTGGCCGCTGCTGGTGCTCGCCGCCGCCTACGCGCTCTGCCGCGTCCTCCTGCTCCTCATCCCGCCCACCGTGCCCTCCATGGAGGTCGACGCCTCCGATG TGCTGGAGGAGGTGAACCAGAACAAGGAGGACAGCTTCATCTAC ATACCAAGGAAGGGGAAAGCTGCTCAGACTGACAAGGTTCGATGCTACGAACCAGCTACCATGAAATACTTAGGATACTTCCCTGCATTGACTCCTGATGAG GTCagggagcatgttgcccaagccagTAAAGCACAAAAGATATGGTCAAAAAGCAGCTTCAAACAAAGGCGACAGTTTCTCCGGATCCTTCTGAAGTATATACTTGAACACCAGGACCTGATATGCGA GATATCATCCCGGGACACTGGAAAGACTATGGTTGATGCTTCATTAGGGGAGATAATGACCACCTGTGAGAAGATTACCTGGCTTTTGGATGAGGGTGAGAAGTGGTTAAAACCTGAGTACAG GGCTTGTGGGAGATCAATGCTGCACAAAAGAGCAAAAGTTGAATTTTACCCTCTTGGAGTGATTGGTGCAATCGTATCTTGGAATTATCCATTCCACAATGTCTTCAATCCTATGCTGGCTGCAGTATTCTCTGGTAATGCTGCAGTTATAAAA GTTTCAGAGCATGCAAGTTGGTCTGGCTGCTTTTATTACCGTATCATACAAGCAGCTCTATTAGCCGTTGGTGCTCCAGATAATCTGGTCCACATTATAACTGG ttTCGGGGAAACTGGTCAAGCTCTTGTATCTTCAGTGGACAAAATAATATTTGTTGGATCGCCTGGTGTTGGCAGGATG ATTATGCAAAAAGCATCGGAGACATTGATACCTGTAACTCTTGAGCTTGGCGGTAAAGATGCATTTATTGTGTGTGAAGATGTGGATTTACCAAAT GTTGTTCAAGTTGCTGTGAGGGCTGCGTTGCAATCTAGTGGACAAAACTGTGCTGGTGCTGAAAGATTTTATGTACACAAGGATATCTATCCTACCTTTGTTTCTCGAGTAGTGAAGATAATCAAATCGATATCTGTT GGCCCTCCATTATCTGGCAGATACGATATGGGTGCAATCTGTATGATAGAGCACTCTGAGAGACTTCAGAATCTTGTTAACGATGCTCTTGACAAAGGTGCCGAAATCGCTGGCAGAGGGAGCTTTGGCAATTTGGGTGAAGATGCGGTTGATCAGTTCTTTCCTCCAACTGTTCTGGTGAATGTTGATCACACAATGAAAATAATGCAAGAAGAG GCATTTGGACCAATTCTGCCAATCATGAAGTTCAGTTCTGATGAAGAGGTCATCCAACTTGCAAATGACTCTAAATACGGTCTTGGTTGTGCTGTTTTTTCTGGCGACCAGAAGCGTGCCATCAAAATAGCATCTCAACTGCACTGTGGTGTTGCAGCAATCAATGATTTTGCTTCAAGTTATATGTGCCAG TCTTTGCCATTCGGTGGTGTTAAAGACAGCGGGTTTGGAAGATTTGCTGGCGTGGAAGGCTTGCGTGCCTGCTGCCTTGTTAAGGCAGTTGTAGAAGATAGATGGTGGCCATATGTCAAAACAATGATCCCCAAACCTATTCAG TATCCTGTCTCGGAGAACGGTTTTGCGTTCCAGCAGCTGCTCGTCGAGACCCTCTATGGCATCAGCGTGTGGGACAGGCTGCGGTCGCTGGTGAATCTGCTGAAGATGATCTCGGAGCAGAAAGCCACGGCGACCAGGAAAAAGAAGCCGATTAACAGGGACTGA
- the LOC127331419 gene encoding uncharacterized protein isoform X3 → MGRRGWSVALAALAVVLALGVAAEGRRLEKDGLGGGGGFGGGGGFGAGIGQGGGVGLGFGGGKGGGLGGGGGLGGGGGAGGGLGGGFGKGGGVGIGFGGGKGGGLGGGGGGGLGGGGGGGLGGGIGHGGGLGGGIGKGGGLGGGIGHGGGLGGGFGGGKGGGLGGGIGKGGGLGGGIGKGGGLGGGIGKGGGLGGGIGHGGGLGGGIGKGGGLGGGGGFGGGAGGGGGLGGGAGGGAGGGLGGGSGGGGGLGGGAGGGSGGGLGGGAGSGGGLGGGAGGGSGGGLGGGAGGGSGGGLGGGAGGGSGGGLGGGAGGGAGAGGGFGGGAGGGAGGGGGLGGGAGGGGGAGAGGGFGGGKGGGFGGGIGAGGGKGGGFGGGVGGGGGAGGGAGGGFGGGSGFGGGAGAGGGGGFGGGAGGGGGIGGGQ, encoded by the exons ATGGGGAGGCGCGGGTGGTCTGTGGCGCTCGCGGCGCTGGCCGTGGTGCTGGCCCTCGGAGTGGCCGCCGAGGGGCGTCGCTTGGAGAAGGACGGCTTGGGCGGAGGTGGTGGCTTTGGCGGGGGCGGCGGCTTTGGCGCCGGGATTGGTCAGGGCGGTGGTGTCGGGCTTGGGTTCGGAGGTGGGAAAGGGGGCGGCCTTGGGGGAGGTGGTGGTCTCGGAGGAGGCGGTGGTGCTGGTGGGGGCCTTGGTGGAGGGTTCGGGAAGGGCGGCGGCGTTGGGATTGGGTTTGGTGGCGGGAAAGGAGGAGGtttaggtggaggtggtggtggtggcctcggtggaggaggcggaggaggtctTGGCGGAGGGATTGGACATGGCGGTGGGCTTGGAGGTGGCATCGGAAAGGGTGGTGGTTTGGGTGGTGGCATCGGACATGGCGGTGGGCTTGGAGGTGGATTTGGAGGTGGAAAAGGTGGCGGATTAGGCGGAGGGATCGGGAAGGGCGGTGGGCTTGGAGGTGGCATCGGAAAGGGTGGTGGTTTGGGAGGTGGCATCGGGAAAGGCGGTGGGCTCGGTGGAGGAATTGGGCATGGCGGTGGGCTAGGAGGTGGTATTGGCAAAGGTGGTGGTCTGGGCGGAGGAGGTGGTTTCGGCggtggtgccggtggaggtggtggtcTCGGCGGAGGCGCAGGAGGTGGTGCCGGTGGTGGCCTTGGAGGTGGttcaggtggaggaggaggactcggTGGTGGCGCAGGAGGAGGTTCCGGTGGTGGTCTTGGAGGAGGTGCCGGTTCCGGTGGTGGACTTGGTGGCGGCGCGGGAGGAGGTTCCGGTGGTGGCCTTGGAGGCGGTGCGGGAGGAGGTTCCGGTGGTGGCCttggaggcggcgcgggaggAGGTTCCGGTGGTGGCCTCGGAGGCGGTGCGGGTGGAGGTGCCGGTGCAGGTGGTGGGTTCGGTGGCGGCGCAGGAggaggtgccggtggaggcggcGGACTTGGCGGTGGagctggtggaggcggaggcgctggAGCCGGCGGCGGCTTTGGAGGAGGCAAGGGCGGCGGTTTCGGCGGCGGTATAGGCGCAGGCGGCGGCAAAGGTGGAGGCTTCGGTGGAggtgtcggcggcggcggtggtgcaggtggtGGCGCCGGCGGAGGATTTGGAGGAG GCTCTGGTTTCGGCGGCGGAGCTGGCGCCGGCGGTGGCGGAGGATTCGGCGgaggcgcaggcggcggcggtggcatcGGTGGTGGGCAGTGA
- the LOC127331419 gene encoding uncharacterized protein isoform X2 — MGRRGWSVALAALAVVLALGVAAEGRRLEKDGLGGGGGFGGGGGFGAGIGQGGGVGLGFGGGKGGGLGGGGGLGGGGGAGGGLGGGFGKGGGVGIGFGGGKGGGLGGGGGGGLGGGGGGGLGGGIGHGGGLGGGIGKGGGLGGGIGHGGGLGGGFGGGKGGGLGGGIGKGGGLGGGIGKGGGLGGGIGKGGGLGGGIGHGGGLGGGIGKGGGLGGGGGFGGGAGGGGGLGGGAGGGAGGGLGGGSGGGGGLGGGAGGGSGGGLGGGAGSGGGLGGGAGGGSGGGLGGGAGGGSGGGLGGGAGGGSGGGLGGGAGGGAGAGGGFGGGAGGGAGGGGGAGAGGGFGGGKGGGFGGGIGAGGGKGGGFGGGVGGGGGAGGGAGGGFGGGAGGGAGAGAGGGSGFGGGAGAGGGGGFGGGAGGGGGIGGGQ, encoded by the exons ATGGGGAGGCGCGGGTGGTCTGTGGCGCTCGCGGCGCTGGCCGTGGTGCTGGCCCTCGGAGTGGCCGCCGAGGGGCGTCGCTTGGAGAAGGACGGCTTGGGCGGAGGTGGTGGCTTTGGCGGGGGCGGCGGCTTTGGCGCCGGGATTGGTCAGGGCGGTGGTGTCGGGCTTGGGTTCGGAGGTGGGAAAGGGGGCGGCCTTGGGGGAGGTGGTGGTCTCGGAGGAGGCGGTGGTGCTGGTGGGGGCCTTGGTGGAGGGTTCGGGAAGGGCGGCGGCGTTGGGATTGGGTTTGGTGGCGGGAAAGGAGGAGGtttaggtggaggtggtggtggtggcctcggtggaggaggcggaggaggtctTGGCGGAGGGATTGGACATGGCGGTGGGCTTGGAGGTGGCATCGGAAAGGGTGGTGGTTTGGGTGGTGGCATCGGACATGGCGGTGGGCTTGGAGGTGGATTTGGAGGTGGAAAAGGTGGCGGATTAGGCGGAGGGATCGGGAAGGGCGGTGGGCTTGGAGGTGGCATCGGAAAGGGTGGTGGTTTGGGAGGTGGCATCGGGAAAGGCGGTGGGCTCGGTGGAGGAATTGGGCATGGCGGTGGGCTAGGAGGTGGTATTGGCAAAGGTGGTGGTCTGGGCGGAGGAGGTGGTTTCGGCggtggtgccggtggaggtggtggtcTCGGCGGAGGCGCAGGAGGTGGTGCCGGTGGTGGCCTTGGAGGTGGttcaggtggaggaggaggactcggTGGTGGCGCAGGAGGAGGTTCCGGTGGTGGTCTTGGAGGAGGTGCCGGTTCCGGTGGTGGACTTGGTGGCGGCGCGGGAGGAGGTTCCGGTGGTGGCCTTGGAGGCGGTGCGGGAGGAGGTTCCGGTGGTGGCCttggaggcggcgcgggaggAGGTTCCGGTGGTGGCCTCGGAGGCGGTGCGGGTGGAGGTGCCGGTGCAGGTGGTGGGTTCGGTGGCGGCGCAGGAggaggtgccggtggag gcggaggcgctggAGCCGGCGGCGGCTTTGGAGGAGGCAAGGGCGGCGGTTTCGGCGGCGGTATAGGCGCAGGCGGCGGCAAAGGTGGAGGCTTCGGTGGAggtgtcggcggcggcggtggtgcaggtggtGGCGCCGGCGGAGGATTTGGAGGAGGCGCTGGCGGTGGTGCGGGGGCCGGAGCAGGAGGAGGCTCTGGTTTCGGCGGCGGAGCTGGCGCCGGCGGTGGCGGAGGATTCGGCGgaggcgcaggcggcggcggtggcatcGGTGGTGGGCAGTGA
- the LOC127331419 gene encoding uncharacterized protein isoform X1, with protein sequence MGRRGWSVALAALAVVLALGVAAEGRRLEKDGLGGGGGFGGGGGFGAGIGQGGGVGLGFGGGKGGGLGGGGGLGGGGGAGGGLGGGFGKGGGVGIGFGGGKGGGLGGGGGGGLGGGGGGGLGGGIGHGGGLGGGIGKGGGLGGGIGHGGGLGGGFGGGKGGGLGGGIGKGGGLGGGIGKGGGLGGGIGKGGGLGGGIGHGGGLGGGIGKGGGLGGGGGFGGGAGGGGGLGGGAGGGAGGGLGGGSGGGGGLGGGAGGGSGGGLGGGAGSGGGLGGGAGGGSGGGLGGGAGGGSGGGLGGGAGGGSGGGLGGGAGGGAGAGGGFGGGAGGGAGGGGGLGGGAGGGGGAGAGGGFGGGKGGGFGGGIGAGGGKGGGFGGGVGGGGGAGGGAGGGFGGGAGGGAGAGAGGGSGFGGGAGAGGGGGFGGGAGGGGGIGGGQ encoded by the coding sequence ATGGGGAGGCGCGGGTGGTCTGTGGCGCTCGCGGCGCTGGCCGTGGTGCTGGCCCTCGGAGTGGCCGCCGAGGGGCGTCGCTTGGAGAAGGACGGCTTGGGCGGAGGTGGTGGCTTTGGCGGGGGCGGCGGCTTTGGCGCCGGGATTGGTCAGGGCGGTGGTGTCGGGCTTGGGTTCGGAGGTGGGAAAGGGGGCGGCCTTGGGGGAGGTGGTGGTCTCGGAGGAGGCGGTGGTGCTGGTGGGGGCCTTGGTGGAGGGTTCGGGAAGGGCGGCGGCGTTGGGATTGGGTTTGGTGGCGGGAAAGGAGGAGGtttaggtggaggtggtggtggtggcctcggtggaggaggcggaggaggtctTGGCGGAGGGATTGGACATGGCGGTGGGCTTGGAGGTGGCATCGGAAAGGGTGGTGGTTTGGGTGGTGGCATCGGACATGGCGGTGGGCTTGGAGGTGGATTTGGAGGTGGAAAAGGTGGCGGATTAGGCGGAGGGATCGGGAAGGGCGGTGGGCTTGGAGGTGGCATCGGAAAGGGTGGTGGTTTGGGAGGTGGCATCGGGAAAGGCGGTGGGCTCGGTGGAGGAATTGGGCATGGCGGTGGGCTAGGAGGTGGTATTGGCAAAGGTGGTGGTCTGGGCGGAGGAGGTGGTTTCGGCggtggtgccggtggaggtggtggtcTCGGCGGAGGCGCAGGAGGTGGTGCCGGTGGTGGCCTTGGAGGTGGttcaggtggaggaggaggactcggTGGTGGCGCAGGAGGAGGTTCCGGTGGTGGTCTTGGAGGAGGTGCCGGTTCCGGTGGTGGACTTGGTGGCGGCGCGGGAGGAGGTTCCGGTGGTGGCCTTGGAGGCGGTGCGGGAGGAGGTTCCGGTGGTGGCCttggaggcggcgcgggaggAGGTTCCGGTGGTGGCCTCGGAGGCGGTGCGGGTGGAGGTGCCGGTGCAGGTGGTGGGTTCGGTGGCGGCGCAGGAggaggtgccggtggaggcggcGGACTTGGCGGTGGagctggtggaggcggaggcgctggAGCCGGCGGCGGCTTTGGAGGAGGCAAGGGCGGCGGTTTCGGCGGCGGTATAGGCGCAGGCGGCGGCAAAGGTGGAGGCTTCGGTGGAggtgtcggcggcggcggtggtgcaggtggtGGCGCCGGCGGAGGATTTGGAGGAGGCGCTGGCGGTGGTGCGGGGGCCGGAGCAGGAGGAGGCTCTGGTTTCGGCGGCGGAGCTGGCGCCGGCGGTGGCGGAGGATTCGGCGgaggcgcaggcggcggcggtggcatcGGTGGTGGGCAGTGA